The genomic segment CCCACTGCTCATgacatttttcctcctctccacctccgaCCCCCACCAACCTCACCCTCCACACTCATCTCTGCAGCTCATGACTTACCTGTCCCCATTCCCCACACCTGGCACTTGGCCATCTCATCTCTGAGGTTCCCCCAACACTCCCCTCAACcttggctatcatcatcatcatcatcaatcgtatttattgagcgcttactatgtgcagagcactgtactaagcgcttgggaagtacaaattggcaacatatagagacagtccctacccaacagtggactcacagtctaaaagggggagacagagaacaaaaccaaacatactaacaaaataaaataaatagaatagatatgtacaagtaaaataaatagataaataaatagagtaataaatatgtacaaacatatatacatatatgcaggtgctgtggagaagggaaggaggtaagaagggggggatggagagggggacgagggggagaggaaggaaggggctcagtctgggaaggcctcctggaggaggtgagctctcaatagggccttgaagggaggaagagaactagcttggcggatgggcagaaggagggcattccaggcccgggggatgatgtgggccgggggtcgatggcgggacaggggagaatgaggtacggtgaggagattagcggctctCCTATTTGACTGGTCATTTCAGTAAATGGAATGCCAATAAAAAACATCCAGGAAGGGAAATTTGCCAAGGAGTTTTGAAATCCACTGGCCTtaacaaacagtgctttgcacatagtaagtgcttaataaatgccattattattattattattattattattattaaaaggcagcAACCTTCAGTGATTCCTGCTGCTCTCTCAGACCCACAGGGGCTGGGCAGGTGCTGAACCTTTGGCAAAGGCCAGCAGGTCAACTCATCTCCATCCCACTGAAGTGGAAAAGGCTGGAGTGTTTTGACCCAGGGTCATATGGAGAAGCTTCCTGGGAGGCTGGCAGATgaatgttctttctctctctggtgCCCAGACTCTGGAGCTCCATGAGGTGGCAGAGAAGCTGGGGGATTCCTCAAAAGTCATTTGTCACTCTATCTGATGTGTAGTTTTCCAGGTCCCTAGGGCAAGAATGgaggtaacatggcctagtggataaggtaTAGGCcttttagaaggacctgggttctaatcccaactctgccaagaacctgctctttgaccttggccagttttgatgtctgtcttcccccgtctagactgtgagccctttgtggacagcgattgtctctctctattgctgtattgtactttccaagtgcttagtacactgttctgcacacagtaagtgctcaataagtatgactgactgaatgaatgaatgaagtcacttcacttctctgtgccttagttaccctatctgtaaaatgggattaagactgtgagccccaagtgggacagggactgtgtccaacctgattaccttgtatctaccccagcacttagagtagtgcctggcacatagtaagtgcttagcaaataccatataaaaaggaAAGTAAAGGCTCCACTGGTGGCCTCTCCCCAATCTTGTTTATCTGTAGCCAGCAGGTCATTTTGCTCTGCACAGATTTGATTCCAAGTGGACCAGAGCCAAACCTCCTCGGGAAGTGAAGCTGAGTGATCGGCACTGGTTTGGGGTGGCCCTAGGTGGGATCCAGTCCCAGGACTCCAGTGTGTATTTGAGGGGGTCATCCAGGAACCCCCATGCCCTGTTCATACACAGTCCCAATGGGCAGTTGCAAGGTATCCTAGCATCTCCTGGTCTGAAGTTTCATCCTGCCTTTGTGCCTTCTTCTTTGCCCAAACAAATGCTGCCCAGACTCAGGTGCCCTACCCAGTGTCTGAGGGTCTGGGGATGGGAGTGAGGGTGGGGGCTTGTGCCTAGGAAGTATTATTCCTACCTGCCCTACCCTTCATCATTGCCCTGCCCATTTCTTGCCCTGCCCACCTATCTGCCCATTTACCTACCTGCCTatctacttgataataataataatgataacataagaataataatagtggtatttgttaaatgttgactatgtaccaaacactctactaagcactggggtagatacaagaaaatcaagtccctTCCTTCACACTTTAAGTACGAAGGAGATCagtcattaaatccccattttgcagatgagggaactgaggcactgaaaattaaatgacttgctcttgCTCCAGGTCACCCCATAGGTAAATTGGGGAGCCAGGATAAGgatcaaggtcctctgactctcaggcctctgctcgttccacgaggccatggtgtttctctgCCCATCTacctgctctgcccactgtcactGCCCTGTCCACCTACATGCTCTGCCCACCTACTTGCCCtgtccacctgcctgcctgcccaTCTTTCTACCCACCTACCTCTCTGCCCATCTACCTGCCCTGCCTAATATCACTACTTTGTTTCCCAACCTGCTCTTCCTGCCTACAGGCCCTGCCCTTCTACCTGCTCTGCCTGATAGCAATACGGGAGTCCTGCTAGTCACTGCACGAATATCACTCACAATGTAAACAGACTTCCTCTTTGTTCCTGATATGCCCTCCGCTTTCTGCTTGTCCAGGAACCAATAAGGAGCACCTAGGATACCTCAGAATCTAGGCAACTGGAGGTCAGTACTGAAGCACAGGTCATTGAGAAAGAATCATCTTTGCTCAACAGCTAGTTCAACATTCTACTGGCCAGTCCAACGCCTGGAGCCAAGGGATAGTGGACAGGAAGGAACAAGTTTGGCATCATGCCCCCCTTGCTGAATCTGACCACAAACGCTCCATGAtaaagggagaggagtgagggggcTTATGTCCTATGCGGTGCTGAGGTTTTGCCAGAACCTACCTGGTGCAGCCGAGTTACCTCCTTCCTCTGGAGCGAAAGGGGTGCAAGGGTGAGCCTGGGAGGGAACATGGGGCTAGAGCAGTTGTGCCAACTCCTCCAGCCCCCCTAAGCTGGTTGCCATCCTGCCCAATctccagggaaagagagaggctagcacaccattcattcatttgttcattgtcatatttactgagcgcttactgtgtgcaaagcactgtactaagcgcttgggagagtacagtatcatatTAAACAGTTCCAGGGTAGAGACTGAACAGGGGCAAATGGTCGGTGGtgaattctatttctatttatttttattaatgatgtatatatatattgacttgttttaatgtctgtctcccctcttctagactgtgagccagttgtggtcaaggattgtctctattgctgaattgctgCACTCAGAGGATTCTAatccctagctctgtcacttctggctgtgtgaccttgggcaagtcaattcatttctttgtgtctcaattgcctcatttgtaaaatggggttaagactgtaaggagagtacagtggtatagtggagagagcacgggccagaagtcagaaggtcaggggttctaatcccagcaccaccacttgccagctgtgtgatcttgggcaagccacttcacttctctaggcctcagttacctcatctgtaaaatggggagcaagactgtgagccccacatgggacagggactgtgtccaacccaatttgcttgtgtcccccccggtgcttagtacagtatctcacacatagtaaccacttaacaaatactataataatgactattattattattgtaagctccatgtgggacatggactatgtacatcacaattttcttgtatgtacctcagtgcttaacacagtgcctggcacatcataagtacttaacaaacttAAAAAAGCCCAAAATCTTCATCCATCAAACTTCACTGGCTTCCCTGAGACTCAAGGGCCGTGGGAATCAGAGTTGCCAACGCTTTCTGATTttgcaaggctctgttctggcccCTCTCAGACTTCATCTTTCCAGTTTGAAGAGTCCTAATGTTCTGTGTCTCTCCATCCCTGAGCTCTCTTCTCAGtgatccctgctgcttctctgttaacccTACCAGCCCTGCTTGTTGTCCTGTTGAATAAACCTAGCTCCTCTTGCCACTCCCAACCAATTTTCTTCTGTTCTTTCCTGGGCCAAAGGGCATAGAGTTCCTGGAAGTTCTAGAGTgcctgggcagagctgggcccaGGCAGGACTCGTTGCTACCTCTAACTGGTGGAAAGATCAGACAGATAGTCAGATTTATGACCACCTTGTCCCACAGCCCCCAGAAGGGAATCTGGCAACCttctgcagggactgtgtcccttatagtgtactctctcaagtgcttattaaagtactctgcatacaataggtgctcaataacagtgcttggcacatagtgagtgcttagcaagtgctattttcttaattcattcatgcattcaatcgtatttattgagggcttactgtgtggagagaactgtactaagcgcttgggaagtacaaatgaatatgactgactgactgactctgacaGTCCCAGAGAAAGTCTACCCAATCCAGAACCCTCCAGAGGCCATTTTGTCCAAGTCTTGGTTCCTGGTTGAGCCTGGTCCCCCATTGTAGGCAGAAagacattctttctttctttttttttggtatttattaagcacttactatgtgctaaccactgtactcagcactggggtagatacaaggaagtcagattgaacacagcacctgtcccacttagggctcaaagtcaaagtaggagaatgtaggatttaatccccattttacaggtgaggtaactgaggcacagagaagttgtgactttcccaaggccacaaagcaggcaagtggtggagccaggactagaagtcaggtcctctgagtcccttgataagtttttttttccagtgcataGCAACTCTTAATCTCAGAAAGTCTTTCCTTTTATTTAACTGCACAGCTGCTTGCTACGTTTTCAACCCTCACTGGTGGCAGAGAACCATACACTGTATTAACAGCATTATATCCCAACTGTTCTTTGCCCTTtactcttccatcttcaactcctTGTTCACGTGCTTCTCTctccctagaactccctccccacttaaaTCTGCCAAATCACAAAACCCCGAACTTCAAAAACCACCTTACGACTAATTGCCATTTCCCAGATTAACATTTCCCATCAATTATCCTTGATTTATGCTCTAtcaattaatattactactactaataataacaacaataataatagtatttgttaaacaccaactctatgccaaggactgtactatgtgctgagtaacTACAATAAAAGCAAactgtacacagttcctgtcccacatggggttcacagtctaaggaagagggaaaatgtatatttaatccccattttgcagatgaggaaacagaagcttttcccaaggtcaaacagcaggcaagaaaCAGAGCAgtaattagaacacaagtctcccgactcccaggccagcatTCTTTCCAGTTGTCCaaattacttcatcatcatcatcatcaattgtatttattgagcgcttactgtgtgcagagcactgtactaagcgcttgggaagtacaagttggcaacatatagagacagtccctacccaacagtgggctcacagtctaaaagacttctggACTGATTTAGGAGGGAATCACtgtagggaaagagcacaggactgggagtcagaggacctgagttctaatcccgactctgccactttcatgtTGTGCAGTctttggcaagacacttaacttctctatgcctcagttccctcatctccaaaatggggattcaatccgttctgcctcctacttacactgtgaccatgtgagacttgattttcttatatctaccccagagcttggcacaaataaataccacaaataaataacacgataataaataccacaattaatacacTAAATTATTTAGGTATTGATTCGTTTGTTGCTTATTTGTGTAGTTACCCATTTTATGAATGTTTTCCCTCATCTCTGTTGTAAACATATAATCtgtgtcctcctgcctccccattagattgtaagcttctaaaGGGCAGAGGCTGTAGTTCCCCCtattactgaattctcccaagcaccgcTCTGCTCCTTGCACTCCACATACAATAAACTTTCAGTTAGTGTTAAAGGTGGGGGTATTCAGGAGAGAAGCCAAGGCTGCTATGATTTTTTAAAGTGAATATCTCAGAATAAATGAGGGCTCCTAGCCCCGGTCCTGCCGCCTGGGAGAATGGGCCCAAGCAATAGAGGATCTGGACAGGACAGAGTTGTGGTTTAGACAGGAGCATCTTCACACatttagaaatgaataaatggcaaACATATCTGTAATCATAGGAAAATTAACATggaatcaattggtcaatcaatcagtggcatgtattgagcacttacatcacAAAGGATTTCCACTTTGGCCTTGTCTGTGCTGTTAGTTGTCAGATCCCATTCTTTTCTTTGGGGAGACCAAAATTCTTAAAAAAGACATGCACGTGtgcccccccacccttctcccactcccccaaactcacatcacacacacacacacacacacacacacacacacacaaacacacacgcatccctccatccccctctctggCAGCAGGCTGGGCTCTCTTACATTGCCTGAAAAGTTTCAGTCCCCCAGGCTGTATGTTCAGGGGCCAATCTGTGGCTAGTATTTTTTGCATTTCCATATTGGTTTGGGACCCACCTGGTGTTCCTGTGCTGTGATCTGGTTAGTGTGAGGGATTAGAAAGCACTGACCTTGGCATGTTGTCCAGCCTAGGAGAGTGGACCGATTCATTTGAACACATGAGGGAAATTAGTGGAAAATACTaaactctggtaataataataatgatgacatttgttaagcatttactatgtgcaaagcactgttctaagcgctgggctgtgatacaaggtgatcatgttgtcccacggggggctcacagtcttaatccccgttttacaagatgaggtaactgaggctcagagaagttaagtgacttgcccaaggtcacaaagcagacatgtgggggaatcggaattagaacccatgacctctgactcccaagcccctgctctttccactgagccacgctgcttctctgaatctctgGAGATTCTGTGGTTTGGGAACTAGTGTCTTGGTGGATCAGAAAATGACCCCTGTAAACTGTGatatcattttgggcagggcatgtgtgtctgtttattgttatattgtactttcccaagcacttagtacagcgctctgcacacagtaagctctcaataaatatgattaaatgaatgctttTTAATCCTCTACCCCTGCCCCAGACCCCATCCTTGTCCTTTTCCCAGCCTCTGGCTCAGCCCCAGCCCATGACGCCAAACctcatgtaagctcattgtgggtagggaaggtgcctgttatattgttatactgtactctcccaaacacttagtacaatgctctgcacacagtaagagctcaataaataccatgactcaGGCTGATTTGGGTTCCTAGAACTGGGCCTGGTTCATCCTTCAAATTTGTCCAATCCTAAAAATTTCAATGACCTaattagggagaagcagtgtgacctagtggaaagagcatgggacgggGAGTctcaggagctgggttctaattcttcttgtctgccacttgtctgctctgtgaccttgggcaagtcacttcacttctctgtgcctcagttccctcattagcaaattgggaattcaataactgttcaccctccgacttagactgtgagtcccatgtgggagctgctgatgatcttatatctaccccagtgcttggcatatagtaagtgcttaacaaataacatgatgatgactattattatgCAGGTAAAACACTTCCTTCTCCCAAAACATCTGAATGGTaaacctcaacaaataccactgacccattgcttaattgattgatttgagggctGGAATGACCTGGGCCATTCTCCAAAAGAGACCCAGCTTAGGGCTCCTCCAGTTGGAAGTCTTGCAGTGCCTCCCCTGCCTCCGGCCCATTTGGCCCCTCTCCCAGCTTGtccagttggacactgtccagttCTGAAAAGCACCAAGGAAAGGAGCTTCCCATGTCcccagggctcattcattcattcagtcatatttactaagtgcttattgtgtgcagagcactgtactaagtgcttgggaaagtgcaataaagagtgacaatccctgcccacaacaagctcacagcataGAGACTGCTGGCCCTTGGATCTTCCCAGCTTCCAtttcttttctttatggtattcgttaagtgcttactgtgtgcgagggaCCGTCCTAAGTAGTATAgctgttacaaggtaatcgggttggacatagtcccctgtccagctgaaggaggggtgaaagaAGAAGTCTTCCCTGTTGGTGACCTAAGCCCATTAGAACTAGAACtaaaacccaaatcttctgattcCTGGAGCTGTGTActgtctttattattactattaaggatgagggagagtggacattgaatcctcattttgcagatgaggtaactgaggcccagggaagttgtgacgtgtccaagatcacatagcaagcaactgaCAAGAACcttagtcctctgactcccacgcctggggtggttccactaggctaaactacTCCTTATTATTGATGAAATGGAGAGGtagtgttgtctaatggatagaccacaggcctgtgagttagaggacctgtgttctaataccagctttgctacttgtctgctgtgagacattgggcaaatcatttaattgttctgtgcctcagtcgtctcctgtataaaatggagataagatatttgttcttccttctacctGCAAGTCcctgagggactgggactgtgtgaacttgagtacctcctatctatctcagtgcttaagacagtgcttggcacatattaagcacttaataaataccatttaaaagaaaaagaattagTGACAAATGTGTCCAACTTTGGTTATGCAGTAGTCTTCTTTTGTTCTGGAACACTTAGATGTGGGCAAACCTCAGAACACACAGCCCCCCTCTGAACTCCCCTCTCCATTAAgggcttcttttctttttttttttaaaggtatttgataagtgtttattgtgAGTCAAACACAGTTGTAAGTTCTGGGGAAGGCactagttaattaggttggacacagtacctacaACGTGAGGCCCATGCAGAATAGATAgtgtcttcattcaatcatatttatttattcattcattctttcattcaatagtatttattgagcatttactgtgtgcattctgctctcagggtcgcacctggagagttgccagtactctatcactctcagctatgggagggagagttaagcagaggcatagccattccattcctagcttgggcagtgactagcgaggggaaagcaaactgctacaagtcagaactcgtTGCTGCTGGGCAGTagttcatgggagagagtcaagggcagagactcaagttaatTGCGCAGAAGGAagcaacagtaaaccacttctgtatttttaccaaggaaactctatggatacactaccagaacaattgcagatggagagcagggcattctgggagagttgtgtcagTGGTATCGGTATGgctcggaaacgactcgacagcataagacaagacaagactgtgtgcaaagtactgtactaagtgcttgggagagtacaatataacaatagacagacacatttcctgcccaaaaggagcttccagtatagttgacctgtgttctaatcccggctccaccgcttacctactctgtgactctgggcaagtcacttcacttctccatgcctccgttacctcatccgcaaaactgGGAATAAAAATTTGTTCTcgctcctaattagactgtgtgcccttgtggatcctgataaacttgtttctctcccagtgcttagcagactgCTTGGAatttagtaatcacttaataaataccattattatgattaattattatcattgaataTACAGTTGGATAACATAAATATAGCAGTGTTCAGGATGGGTATGAATATGAGCACAAGCGCTGGAGATGGCTGGTGGGTTTGTACAACTTGAGGGGCTGGGATCTAATCTGAGGAAAAATTCTTGAAAGAGGTAggcttttaggagggttttgattgGGGGCTGGGTCTGTTGGTTGTGAACAGGGGTGgtgtgtaccaggccagaggacggcaagggtgagggagaagaggcaggagaagcaAGAACAAGGTACTGTTAGCAGATGaccttgagaggagggatctgGGGAGCAACttgagaggggagccagggcatTAGGTTGAGATAGTGGATGGAGAGGGCCTTAAGGCCAATTTAGAAAAATTAGGCTTGATGCAGCGGACAATGAGAAGccatttccatttctctccactgAGGAGAGCGTGAGGCCAGACGTGAACAATTCCTTCAAAGCAGCTTGTGCTCTGCTCCCTTTTCAGCTCTGGGGACCTGAGACTGGGACTGAAAGCTCAAGGACCCAGAATCCGTGGTCTCTGATCTCTTGGGCCAAGCCCTTCCTGTGGTGCTAGAAGTAGCAGTCATTAGTTGGCCAATTGTTCTTCAATGAAGGCTCCCCCTCGGCACCCCAGGGAGACCCTGAGTTTATAAAAAGTGAGGCAGCCTCTGCCAGGCCCTGCTGGACAGAAAGGAAACTCTCGGAGGTTCTTGGACAGTAGGGAGCTTTGTCTTTCCCTGTGAGAGCCGTGAAATCAGGTGAAGACTTCTCCTTTTGTCTTCCTCAGCCAGCTTTCCCACAGGTTTCTTGCCTCCCAGTAAGTTCCAGACTAAGAGGGCAGGCCACAagatccttctcctcttccttgtcttccAGGCTCCAATCCTGTCACAGACctgcaatttcatttatttatattaatatttgtctcccactATAAattgtgaactcattcattcattcaaacatatttattgagtgcttcctgtgtgcggaacactgtcctaagcacttggaaagtacaattcggcaacgtatagagacattccctacccaacagcgggctcacaatctagaaggaggagacaaacagcaaaacaaaataagtagacaggagtcaataccatcaaaataaatagaattgtagatctatacacatcattaataaaatagagttcagTTTCCCCAGGGGGTACCTGGGCGCCTGCTTGATCAGCATGGTGGTGTCCAGGTAGTGGATCTTGTAGAACTCAAGCAGGGTGGACAGATGGTCGATCTCCTGGTCACTGATCCTGAAGTAGCGGTTGGGCAGCAAGTTGATGATGTAGTGGGAGATCTGCAAGTTCTCAGACATAGGCAGCAC from the Tachyglossus aculeatus isolate mTacAcu1 chromosome 2, mTacAcu1.pri, whole genome shotgun sequence genome contains:
- the LOC119943490 gene encoding crk-like protein; this encodes MSLARFDLSDHGAWYLGPVSCQKAQSQLQGQRHGVFLVHDSSTCPSNYVLPMSENLQISHYIINLLPNRYFRISDQEIDHLSTLLEFYKIHYLDTTMLIKQAPRKEWDLTTNSTDKAKVEILCDILYCLGPFSQAAGPGLGALIYSEIFTLKNHSSLGFSPEYPHL